A segment of the Vibrio parahaemolyticus genome:
GTTGGTCATCCATCGACACTTCACTGGCAGTTTGCATATTGGTCATCACGAATTAGAAGTGACTCACAACCAAATGCTATTGATCGCGCCTGGTGTGCCTCATTCAATTCACTCCACATTGGTCGAAAGCAAGTGCGAGACTCATGTGATTTGGTTTAAGCGTGAGTGGATTGCCAATTTGATGTTCTATTGCGCAGAGCTTAGAAAGCTTGACCCGCTTTTAAAGGCGGCCAATAAAGGTGTGGTGTTTTCTGAACGGACAGCTCAGCACGTTGTGGATCTTCTGCATGAGCTCATGACGTTTCCTGCAATGGAGCAACTATCGAGATTTCTCCATGTTTTGTCTCTGATTGCTCACGATGAAGGAGCGAAAACACTGATGACTCACTCGTACTTATCGATGAGTGAACACGAGCTACAGGAAAGAGAGCGCGTGGCAAGTGTTAACGCGTATCTCGAACAGCACTTTGCAACTAAGGTGACACTCGCAGACTTGGCGAACTACTTATCGCTGAGTGAAAGTGCGGTCACAAGATTGTTTCAAAA
Coding sequences within it:
- a CDS encoding helix-turn-helix domain-containing protein → MAHIEKVPQRPGFSWRYRRIDEVEKEYDLHFHDDVFELVIHRHFTGSLHIGHHELEVTHNQMLLIAPGVPHSIHSTLVESKCETHVIWFKREWIANLMFYCAELRKLDPLLKAANKGVVFSERTAQHVVDLLHELMTFPAMEQLSRFLHVLSLIAHDEGAKTLMTHSYLSMSEHELQERERVASVNAYLEQHFATKVTLADLANYLSLSESAVTRLFQKHFKEPFSQRLMKLRINHAADLLQSTSLPIGIVFERVGYRNQALFNRHFKTYKGLTPREYRQHYQQRIQP